A DNA window from Phragmites australis chromosome 11, lpPhrAust1.1, whole genome shotgun sequence contains the following coding sequences:
- the LOC133884204 gene encoding transcription factor MUTE-like yields MSHIAVERNRRRQMNDHLKVLRSLTPALYIKRGDQASIIGGAIEFIKELQQVLESLEARKKRRSNSFSPSPTPSPRSLLTAAGSNDSPVAAVNRAVAVKELAACSNSTVADVEAKISGSNVLLRTLSRRIPGQAVRMITVLETLHLEVLHLNISTMEDTVLYSFVLKIGLECQLSVEDLAYEVQQTFVCCQQELDLQDDNLMYSAMAI; encoded by the exons ATGTCTCACATCGCGGTGGAGCGTAATAGGCGGCGGCAGATGAACGACCACCTCAAAGTGCTCCGCTCCCTCACGCCGGCCTTGTACATCAAGCGGGGCGACCAAGCTTCCATCATCGGCGGCGCCATCGAGTTCATCAAGGAGCTGCAGCAGGTGCTCGAGTCCCTGGAGGCCAGGAAGAAGCGGCGCAGCAACAGCTTCAGCCCCAGCCCCACGCCCAGCCCGCGCTCCCTGCTCACGGCCGCCGGCAGCAACGACTCCCCAGTGGCCGCTGTCAACAGGGCAGTAGCAGTGAAGGAGCTCGCAGCCTGCAGCAACTCCACCGTGGCCGACGTGGAGGCAAAGATCTCCGGCTCCAACGTCTTGCTCCGCACGCTCTCCCGGCGCATCCCCGGGCAGGCAGTCAGGATGATCACGGTGCTCGAGACCCTCCACCTGGAGGTGCTCCACCTCAACATAAGCACCATGGAAGACACCGTCCTCTACTCATTCGTCCTCAAG ATTGGGCTCGAGTGCCAGCTCAGTGTTGAGGATCTTGCGTACGAGGTTCAGCAGACTTTTGTGTGCTGCCAGCAGGAGCTGGACCTGCAGGATGATAATCTCATGTACTCAGCCATGGCCATATAA